The following proteins are encoded in a genomic region of candidate division WOR-3 bacterium:
- a CDS encoding protein kinase translates to MVLEKGVVFAEKYEIIKVISSGAQAVVYTALQKPLERIVILKVLSPILSADEENVKRFEREAKVLSALKEENVTKIFDFGKHSGLYYFVTEYVEGLSLKEFLEKKGKLSPELASYIILEISKVLARLHEQGIIHRDLKPSNILIGYDGKIKLTDFGLAISQALPSITVEGSILGTPGYMSPEQITGKPIDHRSDIFSLGVVFYELITGHNPFIASTYSAIMQNVLNLKIAPFYKLDQSLIGYKDLWQIIERMLKKSAQDRFQKISELCEKLEEWMAEKPKVDLKKEMAEILLMKPKSDGILTQPQTTGKKVRLSYFYLIIALLMLIAGIFIGFNKINRKAQLQFSSLPIDTLFSRIKTRHDSIQLSEFVSKASSKDKETTKRDSLGLEITSQKNARGYLKISVVPWADVYLDGEKVFTTPKDTIIDLKVGMHNLKLINPNFPAIETLFSINPNDNLKLVFNLFDYVGYLQVAVQPWADIYIDDVYKATSPIATPIIVPIGKHKITLRNPYYPPYEETIEFKPQATVERNIVLR, encoded by the coding sequence ATGGTTTTAGAAAAAGGTGTAGTTTTTGCTGAAAAATATGAAATTATCAAAGTTATTTCTTCAGGTGCTCAAGCAGTCGTTTACACTGCGTTACAAAAACCGTTGGAGCGAATAGTCATATTAAAAGTTTTAAGTCCAATCTTATCAGCAGATGAAGAGAATGTCAAACGATTTGAACGCGAGGCAAAAGTTCTTAGTGCCCTTAAAGAGGAAAATGTTACCAAAATTTTTGATTTCGGCAAACACAGCGGGCTCTATTACTTTGTCACGGAATATGTCGAAGGATTAAGTCTCAAAGAGTTTTTAGAAAAAAAAGGCAAATTATCGCCGGAACTTGCTTCTTATATAATCTTAGAGATTAGCAAAGTTTTAGCACGACTCCATGAACAAGGAATTATTCATCGGGACTTAAAACCAAGTAATATTCTTATTGGCTATGATGGCAAAATAAAACTAACTGATTTCGGATTAGCCATTTCTCAAGCGCTGCCTTCAATTACAGTTGAAGGCAGTATTTTGGGAACTCCAGGTTATATGTCACCGGAACAAATTACGGGTAAACCAATAGACCATCGCTCGGATATTTTCTCCTTGGGTGTAGTCTTTTACGAATTAATTACTGGGCATAATCCGTTTATCGCCTCAACTTACTCTGCCATAATGCAGAATGTCTTAAATTTGAAAATTGCCCCTTTTTATAAATTAGACCAGTCATTAATCGGTTATAAAGATTTATGGCAAATAATCGAACGAATGTTAAAAAAATCAGCCCAAGACCGCTTTCAAAAAATTTCCGAATTATGTGAAAAATTGGAAGAATGGATGGCTGAAAAACCAAAGGTTGATTTGAAAAAAGAAATGGCTGAGATATTATTAATGAAACCTAAGTCAGATGGTATTCTTACTCAGCCCCAAACTACAGGTAAGAAAGTTAGGTTATCTTATTTCTATCTAATAATTGCACTTTTAATGCTAATAGCCGGAATATTTATTGGTTTTAATAAAATTAACCGCAAGGCACAATTACAATTTAGTTCTTTGCCCATAGATACTTTATTTAGTCGAATTAAAACAAGACACGACTCGATTCAATTAAGCGAATTTGTAAGCAAGGCGTCATCTAAAGATAAAGAGACTACAAAAAGAGATTCACTGGGTTTAGAAATAACATCTCAAAAGAACGCTCGGGGATACCTTAAAATTTCTGTGGTGCCCTGGGCAGATGTTTATCTTGATGGAGAAAAAGTGTTTACAACACCTAAAGATACGATAATTGACCTAAAGGTCGGAATGCATAATTTAAAACTTATTAATCCCAATTTTCCGGCAATTGAAACCTTGTTTTCAATTAACCCTAACGATAATCTAAAACTGGTTTTTAATCTATTTGATTATGTGGGCTATTTGCAGGTCGCAGTCCAACCTTGGGCGGATATTTATATTGACGATGTTTATAAGGCAACAAGTCCTATTGCAACACCTATCATAGTTCCTATTGGAAAGCATAAGATTACTTTAAGGAATCCTTATTATCCACCTTATGAAGAAACCATTGAATTTAAGCCGCAAGCAACTGTTGAAAGAAATATTGTTTTAAGGTAA